A stretch of the bacterium genome encodes the following:
- a CDS encoding GDSL-type esterase/lipase family protein, whose translation MRAPVALTAGVALLVGLLAGCGSDEEASATSSAADEIARVEASAGDADPAAGTDDLPVIVFLGTSLTAGYGLEESQAYPALIEERLQSEGLGYRVINAGVSGDTSAGGLRRLTWLLRMPVAVLVLELGANDMLRGLDVEQLRRNLETILEETRQAHPGVKFVISGMRAAPNLGADYVEKFDSVYPALAEKYDAPLVPFLLEDVAARRKLNQADGIHPTAEGHALIADRVWETLGPVLR comes from the coding sequence TTGCGGGCGCCGGTCGCATTGACCGCGGGCGTCGCCCTGCTCGTCGGCCTGCTGGCGGGCTGCGGCAGCGACGAGGAGGCGTCCGCGACGTCCTCCGCAGCCGACGAGATCGCTCGGGTCGAGGCGAGCGCCGGCGACGCCGATCCCGCCGCCGGAACGGACGATCTCCCGGTCATCGTGTTCCTCGGGACCAGCCTGACGGCCGGATACGGCCTCGAGGAGAGCCAGGCCTATCCCGCGCTGATCGAGGAGCGGCTCCAGAGCGAAGGACTCGGCTATCGCGTCATCAACGCGGGGGTCTCCGGCGACACGAGTGCGGGCGGTCTGCGGCGGCTCACCTGGCTCTTGCGGATGCCCGTCGCGGTCCTCGTTCTCGAGCTCGGCGCCAACGACATGCTCCGCGGCCTCGACGTCGAGCAGCTCCGCCGGAACCTCGAGACGATCCTCGAAGAGACCCGGCAAGCCCACCCGGGCGTGAAGTTCGTGATCTCCGGCATGCGGGCCGCGCCGAATCTCGGCGCCGACTACGTCGAGAAGTTCGACTCGGTCTACCCCGCCCTGGCGGAGAAGTACGACGCGCCGCTCGTCCCCTTTCTGCTCGAAGACGTCGCCGCGAGGCGCAAGCTCAATCAGGCCGACGGCATCCACCCGACCGCCGAGGGACACGCGCTGATCGCGGACCGGGTCTGGGAAACGCTCGGGCCCGTGTTGCGCTAG
- a CDS encoding ABC transporter ATP-binding protein yields the protein MIVARNLTQRYRLHGDGPSEGGPASLTVLDSVDLEIEQGEVVVILGPSGSGKTTLLGLLAGLDRPTEGEVELAGQALSGLDEDARAALRAERIGFIFQSFHLIPTLTALENVLVPLELLGPDRAPKPAEAEKTARDLLARVGLGGRVDHYPAQLSGGEQQRVGIARAFANEPVVLFADEPTGNLDRETGEEVENLLFALNEQRGTTLVIVTHDLGLSRRAHRIVHLDGGKIDRIEVVARDGAAAPDGAAASDSAAASDSAAPAAAERAS from the coding sequence ATGATCGTCGCTCGCAATCTCACCCAACGCTACCGGCTGCACGGCGACGGTCCCTCCGAGGGGGGGCCTGCGTCGCTGACCGTCCTCGACTCCGTCGATCTCGAGATCGAGCAGGGCGAGGTCGTGGTCATCCTCGGGCCCTCCGGCAGCGGAAAGACGACGCTGCTCGGCCTCCTCGCCGGCCTCGACCGTCCGACCGAGGGCGAGGTCGAGCTCGCGGGACAGGCGCTCTCGGGACTCGACGAGGACGCCCGCGCCGCACTTCGCGCCGAACGGATCGGATTCATCTTCCAGAGCTTCCACCTGATCCCGACGCTCACCGCCCTCGAGAACGTGCTCGTGCCCCTCGAGCTGCTCGGGCCGGATCGGGCGCCGAAGCCGGCGGAGGCGGAGAAGACCGCGCGGGATCTCCTCGCCCGCGTCGGCCTCGGCGGCCGCGTCGACCACTACCCGGCCCAGCTCTCGGGCGGCGAGCAGCAGCGCGTGGGGATCGCTCGCGCCTTCGCGAACGAGCCCGTCGTCCTCTTCGCCGACGAGCCGACGGGGAACCTCGACCGCGAGACCGGGGAAGAGGTGGAGAATCTGCTCTTCGCGCTGAACGAGCAGCGCGGCACGACCCTCGTGATCGTGACCCACGATCTGGGGCTCTCGCGTCGGGCCCACCGGATCGTGCATCTCGACGGTGGGAAGATCGATCGGATCGAAGTCGTCGCTCGGGACGGTGCTGCGGCTCCGGACGGCGCTGCGGCTTCGGACAGCGCTGCGGCTTCGGACAGTGCCGCGCCGGCGGCCGCCGAGCGCGCGAGCTGA
- a CDS encoding ABC transporter permease, with product MHTRFVFSMVRRELRAAARRFGFYGSCMAIGIAVVVCLHSLREAVNEAVDLRSKELLGADLRVESRDVFGPDVLEALEPIDAAALQPATRVTRLGSMALAPRSDRSRLVDLVAIDGEYPIYGAVFTKPAYRWDAFGEAPGRVFVDSTLLIQLDVEVGDTLRLGGEDFEIVAAVTKAPGSVGLQSEIAPRVFLTAADLERTGLVVEGSLVEHLRYWKLPPDLVEPWVDEHELLFEDQRVRVQTVSGYQEDMSEAFGNLTRYLGLVGLAALVLGSIGVAAGVRVFVREKLDGVAMLRSIGASPSDVVAVYTGLAICLGLAAGVLGIVLCLPLVAALPGMLGGLLPVEITIRVGPTAIATGLGLSVWATLLCAMGPVLDLARVAPLRAIRRDFSEAEGDDGDSGVRARWAAVGIVTASLLLASIWQAGNLRVGLWFALGLVVTVAMLALAARGLVRLLREHPPSGLAYWARQGVANLFRPRNHTLPTTIAIGFALFVVATVHAVQRNVLDQMAVDNSPDRPNFVLFDVQRDQVAGVKALLVEHGAGLTDQAPLIAARLAGIQGIPRATFLADEELSRELRWGLSREYRLTYADALRDTEELVDGAWWAPEDVTATDAVHPVSLERDLANSLGVGVGDRLTWRIQGVDVETTVANLRQVDWGRMATNFFVVFPTAALEQAPQSTVLLAHLAEEEARATMQRDLVGRFPNVSALDATLILRSLDTMLDQIGIAIRILSLFTLGTGIAILIAASMAARSERAKEALLLRVLGASRPLLRRIVATEAIVLAALAATVGAGLAAIASWLVVVFVFELPFDPPLLDVAGLAFATFFVTALFGGLGGASGMRESPQAALRREAA from the coding sequence ATGCATACGCGCTTCGTCTTCTCGATGGTCCGTCGCGAGCTGCGCGCCGCCGCGCGCCGCTTCGGTTTCTATGGGAGCTGCATGGCGATCGGGATCGCCGTCGTCGTCTGCCTCCACTCGCTTCGCGAGGCGGTGAATGAAGCGGTCGACCTGCGCTCGAAGGAGCTGCTCGGCGCGGACCTGCGGGTCGAGAGTCGCGACGTCTTCGGTCCCGACGTGCTCGAGGCCCTCGAACCGATCGACGCGGCGGCGCTCCAGCCGGCGACGCGGGTCACGCGCCTCGGCTCGATGGCCCTCGCCCCGCGATCCGATCGCAGCCGCCTCGTCGATCTCGTGGCGATCGACGGCGAGTACCCGATCTACGGCGCGGTCTTCACGAAGCCCGCCTACCGCTGGGACGCCTTCGGCGAGGCGCCGGGTCGGGTCTTCGTCGACTCGACCCTGCTGATCCAGCTCGACGTCGAGGTCGGCGACACGCTGCGACTCGGCGGCGAGGACTTCGAGATCGTCGCCGCCGTCACGAAGGCGCCCGGGAGCGTCGGCCTCCAGTCGGAGATCGCGCCGCGCGTCTTCCTGACCGCCGCCGACCTCGAACGGACCGGACTCGTCGTCGAGGGCAGTCTCGTCGAGCACCTCCGCTACTGGAAGCTCCCGCCGGATCTCGTCGAGCCCTGGGTCGACGAGCACGAGCTCCTCTTCGAAGACCAACGGGTTCGCGTGCAGACCGTTTCGGGCTACCAGGAGGACATGTCCGAGGCGTTCGGGAACCTCACGCGCTACCTGGGCCTCGTGGGCCTCGCCGCGCTCGTGCTCGGGTCGATCGGCGTCGCGGCGGGGGTGCGGGTCTTCGTGCGCGAGAAGCTCGACGGGGTCGCGATGCTGCGATCGATCGGCGCGAGCCCGAGCGACGTCGTGGCGGTCTACACGGGGCTCGCGATCTGTCTCGGCCTCGCCGCCGGCGTACTCGGGATCGTGCTCTGTCTGCCCCTCGTTGCGGCCCTGCCCGGCATGCTCGGCGGCCTGCTCCCGGTCGAGATCACGATTCGTGTCGGACCGACGGCGATCGCGACGGGGCTCGGACTCTCGGTCTGGGCGACGCTCCTGTGTGCGATGGGGCCGGTGCTCGACCTGGCGCGGGTGGCGCCGCTCCGAGCGATCCGGCGTGACTTCTCCGAGGCGGAAGGCGACGACGGCGACTCGGGGGTGCGCGCCCGCTGGGCCGCCGTCGGGATCGTCACGGCGAGCCTCCTGCTCGCGTCGATCTGGCAGGCAGGCAACCTGCGCGTCGGTCTCTGGTTCGCGCTCGGGCTCGTGGTGACGGTCGCGATGCTCGCGCTGGCCGCGCGCGGACTCGTGCGACTGCTGAGGGAGCATCCGCCGAGCGGGCTCGCCTACTGGGCCCGGCAGGGCGTCGCGAACCTCTTCCGGCCGCGCAACCACACGCTGCCCACGACGATCGCGATCGGGTTCGCGCTCTTCGTGGTCGCGACGGTCCACGCGGTCCAGCGCAACGTGCTCGACCAGATGGCCGTCGACAACAGCCCGGACCGGCCGAACTTCGTGCTCTTCGACGTCCAGCGCGACCAGGTCGCCGGGGTGAAGGCGCTGCTCGTCGAGCATGGCGCAGGGCTGACGGACCAGGCGCCGCTGATCGCCGCTCGGTTGGCGGGGATCCAGGGTATCCCGCGCGCGACGTTCCTGGCGGACGAGGAACTCTCTCGAGAGCTTCGCTGGGGACTCAGTCGCGAGTACCGCCTGACCTACGCCGACGCGCTGCGCGACACGGAGGAGCTCGTCGACGGGGCGTGGTGGGCGCCGGAAGATGTGACGGCGACGGACGCGGTCCATCCCGTGTCCCTCGAGCGCGACCTCGCAAACTCCCTCGGCGTCGGGGTCGGCGACCGGCTCACCTGGCGGATCCAGGGCGTCGACGTCGAGACGACGGTCGCGAATCTCCGGCAGGTCGACTGGGGACGCATGGCGACGAACTTCTTCGTCGTCTTCCCGACGGCGGCCCTCGAGCAGGCGCCGCAGAGTACCGTCCTGCTCGCGCACCTCGCCGAGGAGGAGGCGCGGGCGACGATGCAGCGCGATCTCGTCGGACGCTTCCCGAACGTGTCGGCGCTCGACGCGACGCTGATCCTCCGCTCCCTCGACACGATGCTCGATCAGATCGGGATCGCCATCCGGATCCTCTCGCTCTTCACCCTCGGCACCGGGATCGCGATCCTGATCGCCGCGTCGATGGCGGCGCGGAGCGAGCGAGCGAAGGAGGCGCTGCTCCTTCGGGTGCTCGGGGCCTCGCGTCCGCTCCTGCGCCGGATCGTGGCGACCGAAGCGATCGTGCTCGCCGCCCTCGCCGCGACGGTCGGCGCCGGGCTCGCGGCGATCGCGTCCTGGCTCGTCGTCGTCTTCGTCTTCGAGCTGCCCTTCGATCCGCCGCTCCTCGACGTTGCGGGGCTGGCCTTCGCGACCTTCTTCGTGACGGCGCTCTTCGGCGGACTCGGTGGCGCCTCGGGCATGCGCGAGTCACCGCAGGCGGCGCTTCGCCGGGAAGCGGCCTGA
- a CDS encoding FHA domain-containing protein yields MAGRLAEWVSEATRRRVFRTVGVYIVAVWGVSTGSAELADLFGVPPEWLRAGIYAAVAAIPIVAFLAWRFDIGREGIVRDPQDVIADQQREAELAAMPTMIGGDGGGGALVIRWKSADGEHSALFTDELFLGRGTECRVRFYDPLVSRKHARIFQAEGAWLIEDLGSRNGTRLDGAEITRAPLGVDSEIRLNDDGPFLRVQLVAAGAETREALASFPPGQPTAHVRRSGTDSATTGGSTGRR; encoded by the coding sequence GTGGCGGGCAGACTCGCAGAGTGGGTTTCGGAGGCGACGAGGCGGAGGGTCTTCCGGACCGTCGGCGTGTACATCGTCGCGGTCTGGGGTGTCTCCACCGGGAGTGCCGAGCTCGCGGACCTCTTCGGCGTGCCGCCGGAGTGGCTCCGGGCCGGGATCTACGCCGCCGTCGCCGCGATCCCGATCGTCGCGTTCCTCGCGTGGCGCTTCGACATCGGCCGCGAGGGGATCGTCCGCGATCCCCAGGACGTGATCGCCGACCAGCAGCGCGAGGCCGAGCTGGCCGCGATGCCGACGATGATCGGCGGGGACGGCGGGGGCGGGGCCCTCGTGATCCGCTGGAAGAGTGCGGACGGCGAGCACTCGGCGCTCTTCACCGACGAGCTCTTCCTGGGGCGCGGCACCGAATGCCGCGTGCGCTTCTACGACCCGCTCGTTTCGCGCAAGCACGCCCGCATCTTCCAGGCAGAGGGGGCCTGGCTGATCGAAGACCTCGGCAGTCGGAACGGAACCCGGCTCGACGGCGCCGAGATCACGCGGGCGCCCCTCGGTGTCGACAGCGAGATCCGGCTGAACGACGATGGGCCCTTCCTTCGCGTCCAGCTCGTGGCGGCGGGGGCCGAGACGCGCGAGGCGCTCGCCTCGTTCCCGCCCGGCCAGCCGACGGCGCACGTCCGGCGGAGCGGAACCGACAGCGCGACCACCGGCGGATCGACCGGCCGACGCTAG
- a CDS encoding beta-ketoacyl-ACP synthase III → MNEVLITGTGLWTPEHGITNEELVESLTRAVQKWNAEHAAEIEAGELEERDLPSEKFIVRASGVGHRYVIEKEGLLDPDRLRPHLPTRGEDELSIQAELCVTAAKEALAQAGVSGSDLDAVVVGASNIQRAYPAVAIEVQEALGAGGFAYDMNVACSSATFALQNAIDAIKTGSAKRALVLCPELTSCHNNFELREFHFIFGDACTAIVLESADVAGGGESWSVLGTRLATKFSNNIRNDFGFMNVAEDTPRDRHELMFRQNGRQVFNDVCPMVAEHIASHTADLGIELKDLKRFWLHQANLGMNKTIAKTLLGRDPSPEESPVILDEYANTSSAGSVIAFHKHRGGLDVGDHAVLCSFGAGYSVGSVLLRRQR, encoded by the coding sequence ATGAACGAAGTCCTGATCACCGGGACCGGACTCTGGACGCCGGAGCACGGCATCACGAACGAGGAGCTCGTCGAGAGCCTGACTCGGGCCGTCCAGAAGTGGAACGCCGAGCACGCCGCGGAGATCGAAGCCGGCGAGCTCGAGGAGCGCGACCTCCCGAGCGAAAAGTTCATCGTGCGCGCCTCCGGCGTCGGCCACCGCTACGTGATCGAGAAGGAGGGCCTCCTCGACCCCGACCGCCTGCGCCCCCACCTGCCGACGCGAGGCGAGGACGAGCTGTCCATCCAGGCCGAGCTCTGCGTCACCGCCGCGAAGGAAGCCCTCGCCCAGGCGGGCGTCTCCGGAAGCGATCTCGACGCCGTCGTCGTCGGGGCGTCGAACATCCAGCGCGCCTATCCCGCGGTCGCGATCGAGGTCCAGGAAGCCCTCGGCGCCGGGGGCTTCGCCTACGACATGAACGTGGCCTGCTCGAGCGCGACCTTCGCCCTCCAGAACGCGATCGACGCGATCAAGACCGGCAGTGCGAAGCGCGCCCTCGTCCTCTGCCCGGAGCTCACGAGCTGCCACAACAATTTCGAGCTCCGGGAATTCCACTTCATCTTCGGCGACGCCTGCACGGCGATCGTGCTCGAGTCTGCCGACGTCGCGGGAGGCGGCGAGTCCTGGAGCGTGCTCGGCACGCGGCTCGCGACGAAGTTCTCGAACAACATCCGCAACGACTTCGGCTTCATGAACGTCGCCGAGGACACGCCCCGGGACCGGCACGAGCTCATGTTCCGGCAGAACGGGCGACAGGTATTCAACGACGTCTGCCCGATGGTGGCGGAGCACATCGCGAGCCACACGGCCGATCTCGGCATCGAGCTGAAGGATCTGAAACGCTTCTGGCTCCACCAGGCGAACCTCGGCATGAACAAGACGATCGCCAAGACGCTGCTCGGACGGGATCCGTCGCCCGAGGAGTCGCCGGTCATCCTCGACGAGTATGCGAACACGAGCTCCGCCGGCTCCGTGATCGCCTTCCACAAGCATCGCGGAGGGCTCGACGTCGGCGACCACGCGGTCCTCTGCTCGTTCGGTGCGGGCTACTCGGTCGGCAGCGTCCTGCTGCGTCGTCAGCGCTGA
- a CDS encoding cytochrome c: MEPAVPPIDPRPAISPLLRVLASAFLVAAVARSAVASESDIRALVFVDGAGSERTIALEALRAACAEDDVTVADPYHERTMRYRALPLRCVLDLGFETRGGAAGLSEAGLLLRALDGYTRPVSGRTLLEPGGHVAFAESSRLPVVAGEAPFSPIDRRRVDPSPFYLVWSGPDQGDPHETPWPYQLARIEVAPFEQAFPATVPTGLAAQDPGWAGYGLFQRACASCHAINGQGGRVGPDLNVPRSIVEYRPVPQIKAYIQNPQSFRYTSMPPHPDLGEADLDALIAYFSAMRARKQDPFGGAADGTDD, encoded by the coding sequence ATGGAGCCGGCCGTCCCCCCCATCGATCCACGCCCGGCGATCTCCCCGCTCCTTCGGGTTCTCGCCTCCGCGTTCCTCGTCGCTGCCGTGGCGCGTTCCGCCGTCGCCTCGGAGTCGGACATCCGCGCCCTCGTCTTCGTCGACGGGGCCGGCTCCGAGCGGACGATCGCGCTCGAGGCGCTGCGGGCGGCCTGTGCGGAAGACGACGTGACCGTCGCCGATCCCTATCACGAACGGACCATGCGCTACCGCGCGCTGCCGCTCCGCTGCGTGCTCGATCTCGGCTTCGAGACGAGAGGGGGCGCTGCCGGCTTGTCCGAGGCGGGTCTGCTCCTGCGGGCGCTCGATGGCTATACGCGACCGGTCTCTGGACGGACGCTGCTCGAGCCGGGGGGCCACGTTGCCTTCGCCGAGTCGTCTCGACTCCCCGTCGTTGCGGGTGAGGCGCCGTTCTCGCCGATCGATCGACGCCGGGTCGACCCGTCACCCTTCTATCTGGTCTGGAGTGGTCCGGACCAGGGCGACCCCCACGAGACGCCGTGGCCCTATCAGCTCGCGCGGATCGAGGTCGCGCCCTTCGAGCAGGCGTTTCCGGCGACGGTCCCGACCGGGCTCGCGGCGCAAGATCCGGGATGGGCGGGCTACGGCCTCTTCCAGCGGGCCTGCGCGAGCTGCCATGCGATCAACGGGCAGGGGGGCCGGGTCGGGCCGGACCTGAACGTGCCTCGGAGCATCGTGGAGTATCGTCCGGTTCCCCAGATCAAGGCGTACATCCAGAACCCGCAGTCCTTCCGCTACACCAGCATGCCGCCCCACCCGGACCTCGGGGAGGCCGATCTGGACGCCTTGATCGCCTATTTTTCCGCGATGCGCGCCAGGAAGCAGGACCCTTTCGGTGGGGCCGCCGACGGAACCGACGACTAG
- a CDS encoding GTP cyclohydrolase II, with translation MSADRSRFEISKSTLHLGEHRVAHAEGDFDVHFFRDLANETTAMAITVGDPSIGRPLLARVHSACVTSESLMGRDCDCREQLEGALATMARAGRGVLFYLLQEGRGAGLTAKARDRMMVQASGNRITTFEAYASMGLPADLRRYDLVAPMSRLLGVRAPIRLLTNNPDKAAAVGEALATEKIELLGTETIQAPSSPFNSDYLSAKQASGHALDSPSSLEGASPPVDVRVFDPIALPGDDRRVVTASYFLPVTLPSTDADAVEWFRMSVVYDRDRERESIVLSRGEGEAAGPPVARVRMNLLDRLPFPRAAGRAALADALQTLRDRGQGAVSVELDDRDLASTAARDADGRG, from the coding sequence ATGAGCGCCGATCGATCCCGCTTCGAAATCAGCAAGTCGACCCTCCACCTCGGGGAGCATCGCGTCGCCCACGCGGAGGGCGACTTCGACGTGCACTTCTTCCGGGATCTCGCGAACGAGACGACCGCGATGGCGATCACCGTCGGCGATCCGTCGATCGGCCGCCCCCTGCTGGCTCGGGTCCACTCGGCCTGCGTCACGAGCGAGAGCCTGATGGGGCGGGACTGCGACTGCCGGGAGCAGCTCGAAGGGGCGCTGGCGACGATGGCGCGCGCCGGGCGGGGCGTCCTCTTCTACCTGCTCCAGGAGGGGCGCGGCGCAGGGCTCACCGCCAAGGCCCGGGACCGGATGATGGTCCAGGCGAGCGGCAACCGGATCACGACCTTCGAAGCCTACGCGTCGATGGGCCTGCCGGCGGACCTTCGGCGCTACGACCTCGTGGCGCCGATGAGCCGCTTGCTCGGCGTGCGCGCACCCATCCGGCTGCTCACGAACAATCCCGACAAGGCAGCGGCGGTCGGGGAGGCCCTCGCGACCGAGAAGATCGAACTCCTGGGCACGGAAACGATCCAGGCCCCGAGCTCTCCCTTCAACAGTGACTACCTGAGCGCCAAGCAGGCCTCCGGCCACGCGCTCGATTCGCCGAGCAGCCTCGAAGGGGCGTCGCCGCCGGTCGACGTCCGCGTCTTCGATCCGATCGCGCTGCCCGGCGACGACCGCCGCGTCGTGACGGCTTCGTATTTTCTGCCCGTGACGCTGCCTTCGACGGACGCGGACGCCGTCGAATGGTTCCGGATGAGCGTCGTCTACGACCGGGACCGCGAGCGCGAGTCGATCGTCCTCTCCCGCGGCGAAGGAGAGGCGGCCGGCCCGCCCGTCGCCCGCGTGCGGATGAACCTGCTCGACCGGCTGCCCTTCCCGCGCGCGGCGGGTCGCGCCGCGCTCGCGGACGCCCTGCAGACCCTCCGGGACCGCGGGCAGGGCGCCGTCTCCGTCGAGCTCGACGACCGCGACCTCGCTTCGACCGCCGCCCGGGACGCCGATGGCCGGGGCTGA
- a CDS encoding creatininase family protein, whose protein sequence is MAERIAAAPDVIAGLLPRQPDLRALLPPGSAGPRTLVATGIGTSEGHARHFAEAAARCFGWPARFASTASLQQAPHPAARQDWLVVFSQGLSANARHALRHVEAWGGCVLVTGLSLGTSEDDGLSAEKRSWLETLEARGVVLVDLGCGAEYGSLIRVIGARAGYVAGWSILRSLARARLEETAVLDVAPEALRTAQVDAQARAAATFPESEPVADFFSPDRPLLILAEGGIGDFAEHLTLKVAEGMLRPQPRALDVLQFAHGPLQSIADRPASLLYLVPPGRDDTWLERLRATLDPDLHDLRVLRGTLPWPLAAVEFEALFDALVERTLGETGGDVVAWPGAAREGALYTVGPDLPTPASEPRATPTVSWEARVWPEMEALVARGRRTALIGLGSIEQHGPHLPLGTDRWIAEALLAGLEADLDDAVAVPAIAIGCASEHLDFAGTLHVEPETLEAILCDVLRSLSRHGFDRAFLFTAHGGNLDALDAMRNRLCAAVRPLELRIEMDPRIGAMQSAVVEAASLAPSAAGPHAGEYETSVVAHLRPGTIRTDALVPGRIVAPGESQGLFYPSLRPNAESGVLGDPSRAAAERGAGYLEAWVALLAAAYRDAFEPRGATE, encoded by the coding sequence TTGGCCGAACGGATCGCCGCGGCCCCGGACGTGATCGCCGGGCTCCTCCCGCGACAGCCGGACCTCCGCGCGCTCCTCCCGCCCGGCTCGGCGGGTCCGCGGACCCTGGTCGCGACGGGGATCGGGACGAGCGAAGGGCACGCGCGGCATTTCGCCGAGGCCGCCGCGCGCTGCTTCGGGTGGCCGGCGCGCTTCGCCTCGACCGCGTCCCTTCAGCAGGCGCCCCACCCGGCGGCTCGGCAGGACTGGCTCGTCGTGTTCTCCCAGGGGCTCTCCGCGAACGCGCGCCATGCTCTCCGCCACGTGGAAGCGTGGGGGGGATGTGTCCTGGTGACGGGACTCTCGCTCGGGACGAGCGAGGACGACGGCCTCTCCGCGGAGAAGCGGAGCTGGCTCGAGACCCTCGAAGCGCGCGGCGTGGTCCTCGTCGATCTCGGCTGCGGGGCGGAGTACGGGTCGCTGATTCGGGTGATCGGTGCGCGTGCCGGCTACGTCGCCGGGTGGTCGATCCTGCGCAGCCTCGCCCGTGCCCGTCTCGAAGAGACCGCCGTCCTCGACGTCGCTCCAGAAGCGCTTCGGACGGCGCAGGTCGATGCGCAGGCGCGTGCCGCCGCGACGTTTCCCGAGTCGGAGCCCGTCGCCGATTTCTTCTCGCCGGATCGCCCGCTCCTGATTCTGGCGGAGGGCGGGATCGGCGACTTCGCGGAACACCTGACGCTCAAGGTCGCGGAGGGCATGCTCCGTCCGCAGCCGCGGGCCCTGGACGTCCTGCAGTTCGCGCACGGGCCGCTGCAATCGATCGCGGATCGACCGGCCTCGCTTCTCTACCTCGTCCCGCCCGGTCGTGACGACACCTGGCTCGAACGCCTGCGCGCGACCCTCGACCCGGATCTCCACGATCTCCGGGTGTTGCGGGGCACGCTCCCATGGCCGCTCGCGGCGGTCGAGTTCGAGGCGCTCTTCGACGCCCTCGTCGAGCGCACCCTCGGCGAGACCGGGGGCGACGTGGTCGCCTGGCCCGGCGCCGCGCGAGAGGGCGCGCTCTACACCGTCGGTCCCGACCTTCCCACGCCTGCATCCGAGCCGCGGGCGACGCCCACGGTGTCCTGGGAAGCGCGGGTCTGGCCGGAGATGGAAGCGCTCGTCGCCAGAGGGCGACGGACGGCGTTGATCGGACTCGGTTCGATCGAGCAGCACGGTCCGCATCTCCCGCTCGGCACCGATCGCTGGATCGCAGAGGCGCTGCTCGCAGGACTGGAGGCCGACCTCGACGACGCCGTCGCCGTCCCGGCGATCGCGATCGGCTGTGCGAGCGAGCACCTCGACTTCGCCGGCACCCTCCACGTCGAGCCCGAGACCCTCGAGGCGATCCTGTGTGACGTGCTGCGCTCTCTTTCCCGTCACGGCTTCGATCGCGCGTTCCTGTTCACGGCGCACGGCGGGAATCTCGACGCCCTCGACGCGATGCGGAACCGGCTGTGTGCGGCGGTGCGGCCGCTCGAGCTGCGGATCGAGATGGACCCGCGGATCGGCGCCATGCAGTCGGCGGTCGTCGAGGCGGCCTCGCTCGCGCCGTCGGCCGCCGGCCCCCACGCCGGGGAGTACGAGACGAGCGTCGTCGCTCATCTGCGACCCGGGACGATTCGAACGGACGCGCTCGTTCCGGGGCGGATCGTCGCGCCGGGCGAGTCGCAGGGACTCTTCTACCCGAGCCTCCGGCCGAACGCGGAGAGCGGCGTGCTCGGCGATCCCTCCCGCGCTGCGGCGGAGCGCGGGGCTGGGTACCTGGAGGCCTGGGTGGCGTTGCTCGCCGCCGCCTATCGCGACGCGTTCGAGCCCAGGGGCGCGACCGAGTAG
- a CDS encoding fatty acid desaturase family protein, with protein MSAETHDAPTASLPLTKPRAKWVLDRLAVGLFVGIAGLAFVRAAPHAWRPELVLALPVGLLGGYLLAEFVAGTVHWLADRCLDPSTPVVGPLLIEPFRAHHDDPGSISRHDLFEVAGNNALVSVPLAGALLATPLPHDFGSTLLFVFGMSFAAAAVATNVFHGWAHAKQPPRLARILQRSGLILTPARHARHHRGEHDRAYCVTSGWLNPMLDGLGFFAALERRFGTSVASEAERSGSDERRS; from the coding sequence GTGTCCGCCGAAACGCACGACGCCCCCACAGCGTCCCTGCCCCTCACGAAGCCTCGGGCGAAGTGGGTGCTCGACCGCCTCGCGGTCGGCCTCTTCGTCGGAATCGCGGGCCTCGCCTTCGTTCGGGCTGCGCCGCACGCCTGGCGCCCGGAGCTGGTCCTGGCCCTGCCCGTCGGATTGCTCGGCGGCTATCTCCTGGCCGAGTTCGTCGCCGGTACGGTCCACTGGCTCGCGGATCGCTGCCTCGATCCTTCCACGCCCGTCGTCGGGCCGCTCTTGATCGAGCCCTTCCGCGCCCACCACGACGATCCCGGGAGCATCTCGCGCCACGACCTCTTCGAGGTCGCCGGCAACAATGCGCTGGTGAGCGTGCCCCTGGCCGGTGCCCTGCTCGCGACGCCGCTTCCGCACGACTTCGGATCGACGCTCCTCTTCGTGTTCGGCATGAGCTTCGCGGCCGCCGCCGTCGCAACGAACGTCTTCCACGGCTGGGCCCACGCCAAGCAGCCCCCGCGGCTCGCTCGCATCCTGCAGCGGTCGGGCTTGATCCTGACGCCGGCCCGACACGCCCGGCACCATCGCGGCGAGCACGATCGCGCCTACTGTGTGACCTCGGGCTGGCTGAACCCGATGCTCGATGGCCTGGGCTTCTTCGCCGCGCTCGAGCGACGGTTCGGAACTTCGGTCGCTTCCGAAGCCGAGCGATCCGGATCCGACGAGCGGCGCTCCTGA